One Streptomyces sp. NBC_00554 DNA segment encodes these proteins:
- the fbaA gene encoding class II fructose-bisphosphate aldolase, whose amino-acid sequence MPIATPEVYNEMLDRAKAGKFAYPAINVTSSQTLHAALRGFAEAESDGIIQISTGGAEFLGGQHNKDMVTGAVALAEFAHIVAAKYDVTVALHTDHCPKDKLDGYVRPLLDISAERVAKGLNPLFQSHMWDGSAETLADNLAIGQELLAKAAAAKIILEVEITPTGGEEDGVSHEINDELYTTVDDALRTAEALGLGEKGRYLLAASFGNVHGVYKPGNVVLRPELLKDLQEGVSAKYGKANPFDFVFHGGSGSTAEEIATALENGVVKMNLDTDTQYAFTRPVVDHMFRNYDAVLKVDGEVGTKSKYDPRTWGKAAEAGMAKRVTEACAALRSSGTKLK is encoded by the coding sequence ATGCCGATCGCAACCCCCGAGGTCTACAACGAGATGCTCGACCGGGCGAAGGCAGGGAAGTTCGCCTACCCGGCCATCAACGTGACCTCGTCGCAGACCCTGCACGCTGCCCTGCGCGGCTTCGCGGAGGCCGAGAGCGACGGCATCATCCAGATCTCCACCGGTGGCGCGGAGTTCCTGGGCGGCCAGCACAACAAGGACATGGTGACCGGCGCCGTCGCGCTCGCCGAGTTCGCGCACATCGTCGCCGCCAAGTACGACGTCACGGTCGCGCTGCACACGGACCACTGCCCCAAGGACAAGCTGGACGGCTACGTACGTCCGCTGCTCGACATCTCCGCCGAGCGTGTTGCCAAGGGCCTCAACCCGCTGTTCCAGTCGCACATGTGGGACGGCTCCGCCGAGACCCTCGCCGACAACCTGGCCATCGGCCAGGAGCTGCTCGCGAAGGCCGCCGCCGCGAAGATCATCCTCGAGGTCGAGATCACCCCGACCGGTGGCGAGGAGGACGGCGTCTCGCACGAGATCAACGACGAGCTGTACACGACCGTCGACGACGCGCTCCGCACCGCCGAGGCCCTCGGCCTGGGCGAGAAGGGCCGCTACCTGCTCGCCGCGTCCTTCGGCAACGTGCACGGTGTGTACAAGCCGGGCAACGTCGTCCTGCGCCCCGAGCTCCTCAAGGACCTCCAGGAGGGCGTCTCCGCCAAGTACGGCAAGGCGAACCCGTTCGACTTCGTCTTCCACGGCGGCTCCGGCTCCACGGCCGAGGAGATCGCCACCGCGCTGGAGAACGGCGTCGTGAAGATGAACCTCGACACCGACACCCAGTACGCCTTCACGCGTCCCGTCGTGGACCACATGTTCCGCAACTACGACGCGGTCCTGAAGGTCGACGGCGAGGTCGGCACCAAGTCGAAGTACGACCCGCGCACCTGGGGCAAGGCCGCCGAGGCCGGCATGGCCAAGCGCGTGACCGAGGCGTGTGCGGCGCTGCGTTCCTCGGGCACCAAGCTGAAGTAA
- a CDS encoding MFS transporter: MAATPQDPESPRSPQSPQEKPAEPGVRISSPTGKWILLTTVLGSSMAMLDSTVVNVALPRIGRDLNADLAALQWTVNAYTLTLAGLILLGGSLGDRFGRRKVFVIGVVWFAAASLLCGIAPSGGVLIAARALQGVGGALLTPGSLALIQASFHPDDRARAVGLWSGFGGVGAAIGPFVGGWLVDGPGWRWVFLLNIPVALLCAPIALRHVPESKDSRTHRGFDVLGAVLGALSLAFVTYALIEARSGSVLVWVTAVAGVAAGVAFVYVERGRSDPMMPLDIFASRQFTAVNAVTLCVYAAFSGFFFLAALQLQVVAGYSALAAGTALLPTTALMLLFSARSGELAQRIGPRIPLTVGPLLCAAGMLLMLRVGEDASYVADVLPALLVLGLGMVTLVAPLTATVLASVDTGRAGLASGINNAAARAAGLIAVAALPLLAGMGAEAYRSADAFDAAFRRAMPLCAGVLVLGAIVAFATVRRPAPDCRRPECRTHGWVTAPPLETGKRG, translated from the coding sequence ATGGCTGCCACTCCGCAGGATCCGGAGTCTCCACGGTCTCCGCAGTCTCCGCAGGAGAAACCGGCGGAGCCGGGTGTGCGGATCTCCAGCCCCACGGGCAAGTGGATCCTGCTGACCACCGTCCTTGGTTCCAGCATGGCCATGCTGGACTCGACGGTCGTCAACGTCGCGCTGCCGCGGATCGGCCGTGACCTGAACGCGGACCTCGCGGCCCTCCAGTGGACCGTGAACGCGTACACGCTGACGCTGGCGGGGCTCATCCTGCTGGGCGGATCGCTCGGGGACCGCTTCGGGCGGCGGAAGGTCTTCGTCATCGGGGTGGTGTGGTTCGCGGCCGCCTCGCTGCTGTGCGGAATCGCGCCCAGCGGGGGAGTGCTGATCGCGGCCCGTGCGTTGCAGGGCGTCGGCGGGGCGCTCCTCACCCCCGGTTCACTCGCGCTCATCCAGGCCTCCTTCCATCCGGACGACCGGGCCAGGGCCGTCGGGCTGTGGTCGGGCTTCGGGGGCGTCGGCGCGGCGATCGGGCCGTTCGTGGGCGGCTGGCTGGTGGACGGCCCCGGCTGGCGCTGGGTGTTCCTGCTGAACATCCCGGTGGCGCTGCTGTGCGCGCCCATCGCTCTGCGGCATGTCCCCGAGTCCAAGGACAGCCGTACACACCGCGGCTTCGACGTGCTGGGCGCGGTCCTCGGCGCACTGTCGCTGGCGTTCGTGACATATGCCCTGATCGAGGCCCGCAGCGGCTCTGTGCTCGTGTGGGTGACGGCGGTCGCGGGCGTGGCCGCGGGTGTGGCCTTCGTGTACGTCGAGCGGGGCCGCAGCGATCCGATGATGCCGCTCGACATCTTCGCCTCGCGCCAGTTCACGGCGGTCAACGCCGTCACGCTGTGCGTGTACGCGGCCTTCAGCGGCTTCTTCTTCCTGGCCGCGCTCCAGCTCCAGGTGGTGGCGGGATACTCGGCCCTCGCAGCCGGTACGGCGCTGCTGCCCACGACCGCTCTCATGCTGCTGTTCTCCGCCCGCTCGGGCGAGCTCGCCCAGCGCATCGGGCCGCGTATTCCGCTCACGGTGGGGCCGCTGCTGTGTGCGGCGGGGATGCTGCTGATGCTGCGGGTGGGGGAGGACGCCTCGTACGTCGCCGATGTGCTTCCCGCGCTGCTGGTCCTGGGCCTGGGCATGGTGACGCTGGTCGCGCCGCTGACCGCCACCGTCCTCGCCTCCGTGGACACCGGGCGGGCGGGGCTCGCCAGCGGGATCAACAACGCGGCGGCCCGTGCGGCGGGGCTCATCGCGGTGGCCGCGCTGCCGCTGCTCGCGGGGATGGGGGCGGAGGCGTACCGGTCCGCCGACGCCTTCGACGCCGCGTTCCGGCGGGCGATGCCCTTGTGCGCCGGGGTCCTCGTCCTCGGTGCGATCGTGGCCTTCGCAACGGTCCGCCGCCCGGCACCGGACTGCCGCCGACCCGAGTGCCGCACACACGGGTGGGTCACGGCTCCGCCGCTGGAGACGGGGAAGCGGGGGTGA